One stretch of Pseudoalteromonas shioyasakiensis DNA includes these proteins:
- the ettA gene encoding energy-dependent translational throttle protein EttA — protein MVLPDKFIFSMSRVSKVVPPKRTILKDISLHFFPGAKIGVLGLNGAGKSTLLRIMAGVDQDFEGEARPQPGTKIGYLPQEPVLDESKTVRETVEEAVSEVKNALNRLDEVYNEYAMDGADFDALAKEQGELEAIIQAHDGHNIDNVLERAADALRLPPWDAKIEHLSGGERRRVAICRLLLEKPDMLILDEPTNHLDAESVAWLERFLHDYEGTVVAVTHDRYFLDNVAGWILELDRGEGIPWEGNYSSWLEQKDLRLQQEQKSEKARQKSIAQELEWVRSNPKGRQAKSKARMAQFSELQQNDYQKRNETNELFIPPGPRLGDQVIEVKGLKKSFGDRVLIDDLNFAMPKGAIVGIIGANGAGKSTLFKMLSGEETPDSGEILVGDTVELATVDQFRGDMDESNTVFQEISNGQDVLKIGNFEFPSRAYVGRFNFKGNDQQKFVKDLSGGERNRLHLAKLLKAGGNVLLLDEPTNDLDVETLRALENAILEFPGCVMCISHDRWFLDRIATHILDYRDEGQINFFDGNYTEYEEWLKKTLGAEAAQPKRIKYKKIG, from the coding sequence ATGGTGTTACCAGATAAGTTTATATTCTCGATGAGTCGAGTTTCTAAGGTTGTGCCACCTAAGCGCACTATCTTAAAAGATATTTCTTTACACTTTTTCCCAGGCGCAAAAATTGGTGTGCTAGGTCTAAACGGTGCAGGTAAATCAACGTTACTTCGCATTATGGCTGGTGTTGATCAAGACTTTGAAGGTGAAGCTCGCCCTCAACCTGGCACTAAAATCGGTTACTTACCGCAAGAGCCAGTGCTTGACGAAAGCAAAACAGTTCGCGAAACAGTAGAAGAAGCAGTAAGCGAAGTTAAAAATGCACTAAACCGCCTTGATGAAGTATACAACGAGTATGCAATGGACGGTGCTGACTTCGATGCACTTGCTAAAGAGCAAGGTGAACTTGAAGCTATCATCCAAGCGCACGACGGTCACAATATCGACAACGTGTTAGAGCGTGCAGCTGATGCATTACGTCTTCCACCTTGGGATGCAAAAATTGAACACCTTTCGGGTGGTGAGCGTCGCCGTGTTGCGATCTGTCGTTTACTACTTGAAAAACCAGATATGCTTATTCTTGACGAGCCAACCAACCACTTAGATGCTGAGTCAGTTGCTTGGTTAGAGCGCTTCTTACACGATTACGAAGGTACCGTGGTTGCTGTAACCCACGACCGTTACTTCTTAGATAACGTAGCAGGTTGGATTTTAGAACTTGACCGTGGTGAAGGTATTCCTTGGGAAGGTAACTACTCATCGTGGCTTGAGCAAAAAGATTTACGTTTACAACAAGAACAGAAATCTGAAAAAGCACGTCAAAAATCAATCGCGCAAGAACTTGAATGGGTTCGTTCAAACCCGAAAGGCCGTCAAGCTAAGTCTAAAGCACGTATGGCACAGTTCTCTGAGCTACAGCAAAACGATTACCAAAAGCGTAACGAAACGAATGAACTATTCATTCCACCGGGTCCACGCTTAGGTGACCAAGTTATCGAAGTGAAAGGTCTGAAGAAAAGCTTTGGCGATCGCGTATTAATCGATGACTTAAACTTTGCAATGCCAAAAGGCGCTATCGTAGGTATTATCGGCGCTAATGGTGCGGGTAAATCAACCCTGTTCAAAATGCTAAGTGGTGAAGAAACGCCAGATAGCGGTGAGATCCTTGTTGGTGATACTGTTGAGCTTGCAACCGTTGATCAGTTCCGTGGTGACATGGACGAAAGCAACACCGTTTTCCAAGAAATCTCAAACGGCCAAGACGTATTAAAAATTGGTAACTTTGAATTCCCAAGCCGTGCCTATGTTGGCCGCTTTAACTTCAAAGGTAACGACCAACAAAAATTCGTTAAAGACTTATCAGGTGGTGAGCGCAACCGTTTACATCTAGCTAAGTTATTAAAAGCAGGTGGTAACGTGTTACTACTGGATGAGCCTACCAATGACCTAGACGTTGAAACATTACGTGCACTTGAGAACGCTATTTTAGAGTTCCCAGGCTGTGTAATGTGTATCTCGCATGACCGTTGGTTCCTTGACCGTATTGCTACACATATTCTTGATTACCGTGACGAAGGCCAAATTAACTTCTTCGATGGTAACTACACAGAATACGAAGAGTGGCTGAAGAAAACCTTAGGCGCAGAAGCGGCACAACCTAAGCGTATTAAATACAAAAAAATTGGCTAA
- the metA gene encoding homoserine O-succinyltransferase: MPITVKDELPAIAKLRQENVFVMPKSRAKTQEIRPMRLAILNLMPNKVETEVQFIRLLANSPLQVNVELLRLDTHRTSSNSEQHMDTFYRYFSEVKDNNYDAMIITGAPLAHLEYDEVAYWDELKVILDWAEQHVTSTLFSCWAAHAGLYHHYGLKRELKPNKLSGVFTHKSYFDHAALTRGFDDTFLVPHSRYGHIDIEKINACDELVVLAGSERVGAYLIKNKSGSQVYITGHPEYDAHTLKGEYLRDQEKSADAPKPENYFPYDNPDNEPSKTWQSHAFLLFSNWLNYYVYQTTPYDINLVSQDVRTNNYAE; this comes from the coding sequence ATGCCCATTACAGTAAAAGATGAATTGCCAGCCATTGCAAAATTACGTCAAGAGAACGTGTTTGTAATGCCAAAAAGTCGTGCTAAAACGCAAGAGATTCGTCCAATGCGTTTGGCTATCTTAAACTTAATGCCAAACAAAGTTGAAACCGAAGTGCAATTTATTCGATTATTAGCTAACTCACCGTTACAAGTTAATGTTGAGTTGCTGAGGTTGGATACTCATCGCACGAGTAGTAACTCTGAGCAGCATATGGATACTTTCTATCGTTATTTTTCAGAAGTGAAAGATAATAACTACGATGCCATGATCATAACAGGCGCGCCGCTTGCTCATTTAGAGTATGACGAAGTTGCTTACTGGGATGAACTAAAAGTTATTTTAGATTGGGCAGAGCAGCATGTTACGTCTACGTTGTTTTCGTGTTGGGCGGCCCATGCTGGGCTTTATCATCACTATGGTCTGAAACGTGAGCTGAAACCAAATAAACTCAGTGGCGTATTTACCCATAAAAGTTATTTTGATCATGCGGCACTTACCCGAGGCTTTGATGACACCTTTTTAGTGCCACATTCTCGCTATGGTCATATTGATATCGAGAAGATCAATGCCTGCGATGAGCTGGTTGTGTTAGCAGGCTCTGAGCGAGTAGGTGCCTATTTAATTAAAAATAAATCAGGTAGCCAAGTATATATTACGGGCCATCCAGAGTACGATGCCCATACCCTAAAAGGGGAGTATTTGCGTGACCAAGAAAAATCAGCTGATGCGCCTAAGCCAGAAAACTACTTCCCTTACGATAACCCAGATAACGAACCGTCGAAAACGTGGCAAAGCCATGCCTTTTTATTGTTTTCGAATTGGTTAAACTATTATGTGTACCAAACTACACCGTATGATATTAACTTAGTTAGCCAAGATGTAAGGACTAACAACTATGCCGAGTAA
- a CDS encoding homocysteine S-methyltransferase family protein has translation MPSNAVNKREQLTEALKQRILILDGAMGTMIQEHKLEEQDYRGERFKDWHVLIKGNNDLLSLTQPKIIADIHRAYLEAGADIIETNTFNATTISMEDYDMASLSREINLESAKLARSVCDEFEAKDPSKPRYVAGVLGPTSKTCSISPDVNDPGYRNINFDKLVAAYVESTLALMEGGADLILIETIFDTLNAKAASFAVEEAFEQAGRSLPVMISGTITDASGRTLSGQTTEAFYNSIRHIKPLSIGLNCALGPDLLRQYVEELSRVCETFTSVHPNAGLPNEFGEYDLEAPEMAKEIIDWGKSGFINIVGGCCGTTPAHIKAFAKGLEGVKPRQLPELEVRMRLSGLEACNLN, from the coding sequence ATGCCGAGTAATGCAGTGAATAAACGCGAACAATTAACCGAGGCGCTAAAACAGCGAATTTTAATCCTCGATGGCGCGATGGGCACCATGATCCAAGAACATAAATTAGAAGAACAGGATTATCGCGGTGAGCGCTTTAAAGACTGGCATGTACTTATTAAAGGCAATAACGACTTATTAAGCCTGACTCAGCCAAAAATCATTGCTGATATTCACCGTGCTTACTTAGAAGCCGGTGCCGATATCATCGAAACCAATACTTTTAATGCCACGACTATTTCGATGGAAGATTACGACATGGCTAGCCTTAGCCGCGAAATCAACCTAGAGTCAGCTAAGCTTGCACGCAGCGTATGTGATGAGTTTGAAGCAAAAGATCCAAGCAAGCCTCGTTATGTTGCAGGCGTACTTGGACCAACATCAAAAACCTGTTCTATTTCGCCAGATGTAAACGATCCAGGTTATCGAAATATCAACTTTGATAAGCTGGTGGCCGCGTATGTTGAGTCAACACTTGCACTTATGGAAGGCGGTGCAGACCTCATTTTGATTGAAACTATCTTTGATACGCTTAATGCAAAAGCTGCTTCGTTCGCTGTGGAAGAAGCATTCGAACAGGCTGGTCGTAGTTTACCTGTGATGATCTCAGGCACCATTACCGATGCCTCAGGCCGTACTTTATCAGGCCAAACAACAGAAGCATTTTATAACTCAATTCGCCATATTAAGCCGCTATCAATCGGCCTTAACTGCGCCCTTGGCCCTGACTTACTGCGCCAGTATGTTGAAGAGTTATCCCGTGTTTGTGAAACCTTTACCTCGGTGCATCCAAATGCAGGTTTACCGAACGAGTTTGGCGAATATGATTTAGAAGCCCCTGAAATGGCAAAAGAAATTATTGATTGGGGCAAGTCTGGCTTTATCAACATTGTAGGTGGTTGTTGCGGCACCACACCGGCTCATATAAAGGCGTTTGCGAAAGGCCTTGAAGGTGTTAAACCTCGCCAATTACCTGAGCTTGAAGTGCGTATGCGCTTATCGGGCCTTGAAGCGTGTAACTTAAACTAG
- the metH gene encoding methionine synthase, with the protein MTDQIAVFTNVGERTNVTGSAKFKRLIMEEDYETALDVAREQVENGAQVIDINMDEAMLDSKAAMVKFLNLIASEPDISKVPIMVDSSKWDVIEAGLKCIQGKAIVNSISLKEGEEPFIRQAKIIKRFGAAAVVMAFDEAGQAETADRKFEICQRSYKILVDDIGFPPEDIIFDPNIFAVATGIEEHDNYAVEFIEGTRRIKQGLPHCKVSGGVSNVSFSFRGNNPVREAIHSVFLYHAIKAGMDMGIVNAGQLAVYDDIPEELRKAVEDVILNTDPGAGERLVELAPKYSGMAQAEKVEDLEWRTWPVEKRLEHALVKGITEYIDEDTEECRKSKAKPIEVIEGPLMDGMNVVGDLFGAGKMFLPQVVKSARVMKRAVAYLDPFIEAEKEEGATNGKVVMATVKGDVHDIGKNIVGVVLQCNNYEVIDLGVMVPAEKILQTAIDEKADIIGLSGLITPSLDEMVHVAKEMTRRGFELPLLIGGATTSKAHTAVKIEPQYDKGVVYVNNASRAVGVVSNLLSKELKPAFLEKTKTEYEKVREQQARKKPRSKPVTLQRARDNAAKLDWDNYTPPVPKKLGVTEFKNVSIATLRQYIDWTPYFMTWSIAGKYPRILEDEIVGEQAKSLFADANAMLDELEQSGALQPLGVIGLFPANRVGDDIEIYTDESRTTLLTTSCHLRQQTEKTDFANYCLADYIAPKGTPDYFGAFAVTGGLEEDDLADAFDAKQDDYNKIMVKAVADRLAEAFAEYLHEQVRKEYWGYAVDENLSNDELIRENYQGIRPAPGYPACPEHTEKKKIWQLLDTEQRIGMKLTSSYAMWPGAAVSGWYFSHPEAKYYAVAQIQKDQVEDYAKRTNMTLAEAERWLSPNLGYEPE; encoded by the coding sequence ATGACTGACCAAATTGCTGTATTTACTAACGTCGGTGAGCGTACCAATGTAACAGGCTCGGCTAAGTTTAAACGCTTAATCATGGAAGAAGATTACGAGACTGCCCTCGATGTTGCCCGTGAACAAGTAGAAAATGGTGCGCAAGTGATTGATATCAATATGGATGAAGCCATGTTGGATTCGAAAGCTGCGATGGTAAAGTTTTTAAATTTAATTGCATCAGAGCCTGATATCTCAAAAGTACCTATCATGGTCGACTCATCGAAATGGGACGTTATTGAAGCAGGCTTAAAATGTATTCAAGGTAAAGCCATTGTTAATTCAATTTCACTTAAAGAAGGTGAAGAACCGTTCATACGGCAAGCCAAAATAATAAAACGTTTTGGTGCCGCTGCGGTTGTTATGGCGTTTGATGAAGCCGGTCAAGCTGAAACCGCTGATCGTAAGTTCGAGATTTGTCAGCGTAGCTACAAAATACTTGTTGATGATATTGGCTTCCCGCCAGAAGATATTATTTTTGATCCAAATATTTTTGCTGTAGCAACGGGCATTGAAGAGCACGATAATTACGCTGTTGAATTTATTGAAGGTACGCGTCGAATCAAGCAAGGCTTACCGCATTGTAAAGTGTCGGGCGGTGTATCGAATGTATCGTTTTCGTTCCGTGGTAACAACCCGGTACGCGAAGCTATCCACTCAGTGTTTTTATACCATGCGATTAAAGCGGGTATGGATATGGGTATTGTAAATGCTGGCCAATTAGCGGTTTACGACGATATCCCCGAAGAGCTGCGTAAAGCAGTGGAAGATGTGATCCTCAATACCGACCCCGGTGCAGGTGAGCGACTTGTTGAACTTGCACCAAAATACTCAGGTATGGCCCAAGCAGAAAAAGTTGAAGATTTAGAATGGCGTACATGGCCTGTTGAAAAGCGCCTTGAACACGCGCTAGTAAAAGGCATTACTGAGTATATCGACGAAGATACTGAAGAGTGCCGTAAGAGCAAAGCTAAGCCAATTGAAGTTATCGAAGGCCCGCTTATGGATGGCATGAACGTAGTAGGTGACTTATTCGGTGCGGGTAAAATGTTCTTACCTCAGGTTGTTAAATCTGCCCGTGTGATGAAGCGTGCCGTTGCCTATCTTGACCCTTTCATTGAAGCTGAAAAAGAAGAAGGCGCAACGAACGGTAAAGTGGTTATGGCAACCGTTAAGGGCGACGTGCACGATATTGGTAAGAATATCGTAGGCGTAGTACTGCAATGTAATAACTACGAGGTCATTGATCTTGGTGTGATGGTGCCGGCAGAGAAAATTTTGCAAACTGCTATTGACGAGAAAGCCGATATTATTGGTTTATCAGGGCTTATTACCCCTTCGCTAGATGAAATGGTGCATGTTGCTAAAGAAATGACTCGCCGTGGTTTTGAATTACCGCTACTGATTGGTGGTGCAACAACCTCTAAAGCGCATACCGCGGTTAAAATTGAGCCGCAGTATGATAAAGGTGTGGTTTACGTAAATAATGCTAGCCGTGCTGTGGGTGTGGTCTCTAATTTATTGTCTAAAGAATTAAAGCCAGCTTTTTTAGAGAAAACTAAAACTGAGTATGAAAAAGTACGTGAACAACAAGCACGTAAAAAGCCGCGCTCAAAACCAGTTACTTTACAGCGTGCTCGCGACAACGCAGCTAAACTCGATTGGGACAACTACACGCCACCTGTACCGAAAAAGCTGGGTGTGACTGAGTTTAAAAATGTTTCGATTGCGACGTTAAGACAGTACATCGACTGGACACCTTATTTCATGACGTGGTCAATCGCTGGTAAGTACCCACGTATTCTTGAAGATGAAATTGTTGGTGAACAAGCTAAAAGCTTATTCGCTGATGCCAACGCAATGCTTGATGAGCTTGAGCAGTCAGGTGCGCTACAACCTCTAGGTGTCATTGGGTTATTCCCTGCAAACCGAGTAGGGGATGACATTGAGATTTATACCGATGAGTCACGTACAACGCTTTTAACTACATCGTGTCATTTGCGTCAGCAAACGGAAAAAACCGACTTTGCTAACTACTGCTTAGCTGATTATATTGCGCCAAAAGGCACCCCCGATTACTTCGGGGCCTTTGCGGTAACTGGTGGTCTTGAAGAAGATGACCTTGCCGATGCCTTCGATGCTAAGCAAGATGATTACAATAAGATCATGGTTAAAGCAGTTGCAGACCGTTTAGCAGAAGCCTTTGCTGAGTATTTGCATGAGCAAGTGCGTAAAGAGTATTGGGGCTATGCGGTAGATGAGAATCTATCGAATGACGAACTTATCCGTGAAAACTACCAAGGTATTCGCCCAGCGCCAGGTTACCCTGCCTGTCCTGAGCATACAGAGAAGAAGAAAATTTGGCAGTTACTCGATACCGAGCAGCGTATTGGTATGAAGCTAACCAGTTCATACGCAATGTGGCCGGGAGCTGCTGTATCTGGCTGGTATTTTTCTCATCCTGAAGCTAAGTACTATGCTGTGGCGCAAATTCAAAAGGATCAGGTTGAAGATTATGCCAAGCGGACCAACATGACACTTGCAGAAGCTGAGCGTTGGTTGTCGCCTAATTTAGGCTATGAACCTGAATAG
- a CDS encoding diguanylate cyclase: protein MIDTVNASERDKARFLRVFAFIGAVTSLLMSVTSYQDGYIALSYLLIVGVVIFALPFLIKGRDQFISVLMLYALYAMMCFLTVSGGSNGTGPLWLFIVSPVTFFIRGLKRGAFDLILLAIIISVLFYFTDQLGYYSYPSYYFPTRVMLCFSILCILAGFYEYYRNKYSLQLMEQLKLNQKLARTDAMTELANRRYATECLQDERFGEGSVFLLMDVDNFKQINDTYGHQVGDEVLIFFADVFKKVCEEGDVISRWGGEEFLIVIPTGYELRARKVAEKIHKKLAEKPFKSGQHRFHVTLSIGLYVRVAGESMDHCLNIADKRLYRAKSQGKNQTVAEVDLAKHEPA from the coding sequence GTGATTGATACTGTGAATGCAAGCGAGAGAGATAAAGCGCGATTCTTACGCGTATTTGCATTTATTGGTGCAGTGACCTCTTTGTTGATGTCGGTCACAAGTTATCAAGATGGCTACATCGCGTTAAGTTATTTATTAATTGTTGGCGTTGTAATTTTTGCTTTGCCTTTTTTAATAAAGGGGCGTGATCAATTTATCTCAGTACTCATGCTATACGCACTTTATGCAATGATGTGCTTCTTAACTGTCTCGGGTGGCAGCAATGGCACAGGGCCGTTATGGCTATTTATTGTATCTCCCGTGACCTTTTTTATTCGTGGCTTAAAGCGCGGTGCCTTTGATCTTATATTACTCGCCATTATTATCTCGGTGCTTTTCTACTTTACCGATCAATTAGGTTATTACAGTTATCCGAGCTACTACTTTCCTACACGGGTCATGCTGTGTTTCTCGATTTTATGTATTTTGGCCGGCTTCTACGAATATTACCGTAATAAATACAGTTTGCAGTTAATGGAGCAACTTAAGCTTAATCAAAAGCTTGCTCGCACAGACGCGATGACAGAACTCGCTAATCGTCGCTATGCAACAGAATGTTTGCAAGATGAGCGCTTTGGTGAAGGGTCAGTGTTTTTACTGATGGATGTAGATAACTTTAAGCAGATAAACGATACCTACGGACATCAAGTGGGCGATGAGGTGCTGATATTTTTTGCTGATGTATTTAAAAAAGTGTGCGAAGAAGGAGATGTTATTTCCCGTTGGGGGGGCGAAGAGTTTTTAATTGTGATCCCGACAGGCTATGAACTTAGGGCCAGAAAAGTAGCTGAAAAAATACATAAAAAACTCGCTGAAAAGCCATTTAAGAGTGGCCAGCATCGTTTTCATGTCACCTTAAGTATTGGCTTGTACGTGCGCGTTGCTGGTGAGAGCATGGATCATTGTTTAAACATTGCCGACAAACGGCTATACCGTGCTAAATCACAAGGTAAAAATCAAACGGTCGCTGAAGTAGATTTAGCAAAGCATGAGCCAGCTTAA
- a CDS encoding CsbD family protein — MNSDRLEGNWKELKGKAQRKWGDLTNDDLDKIEGSRKELVGKLQQKYGKSKEEAEREVSDFEKGH, encoded by the coding sequence ATGAACAGCGATCGTTTAGAAGGCAATTGGAAAGAGCTTAAAGGTAAAGCACAACGTAAATGGGGTGACCTTACCAATGATGATTTAGATAAAATTGAAGGTAGCCGTAAAGAGCTGGTTGGTAAGCTTCAGCAAAAATACGGTAAATCGAAAGAAGAAGCTGAGCGTGAAGTCAGCGACTTTGAAAAAGGCCATTAA
- a CDS encoding transporter substrate-binding domain-containing protein, with protein sequence MPPWVMVEDNSGIIPDLLRATLGAHGYQIQFVYVPYARRITLYNENLVDVVYDINEKVIETHRMSGYFSDIAYSYENFAFSLTKQNLQLNSIGQLKHFSVLSWQGAKELLSPEYQVMARENPQYAETYDQLAQVQLLYRKRYEVIQMDGKIFDYYRALINIKGEIDVSEPVQRFALFGKNSNGFLFRDEALRDLFNESLRKLKSTEEYIRIINRYTSKSH encoded by the coding sequence ATGCCGCCTTGGGTAATGGTTGAAGACAACTCCGGCATTATTCCGGACTTGCTTCGCGCGACACTCGGTGCACATGGTTATCAAATACAATTCGTCTACGTCCCCTATGCAAGACGGATCACTTTATACAATGAAAACTTAGTTGATGTTGTTTATGATATAAATGAAAAAGTTATCGAGACTCATAGAATGAGCGGCTACTTTTCAGATATTGCTTACAGCTATGAGAACTTTGCTTTTAGCCTAACCAAACAAAACCTTCAGCTTAATTCTATTGGCCAATTAAAACACTTTAGTGTTCTTTCATGGCAAGGTGCTAAAGAATTACTCTCGCCAGAATATCAAGTAATGGCCAGAGAAAATCCACAATACGCAGAAACTTATGATCAATTAGCACAAGTTCAACTTTTGTATCGAAAGCGCTATGAGGTGATCCAGATGGACGGTAAAATTTTTGACTATTACCGAGCATTAATTAACATCAAGGGGGAAATTGATGTCTCTGAACCAGTGCAACGATTTGCATTATTTGGCAAGAATTCGAACGGCTTTTTATTTCGTGACGAAGCCTTAAGAGACCTATTTAACGAGAGCTTACGTAAGCTCAAATCAACTGAAGAATATATACGTATAATAAATCGCTATACATCTAAAAGTCACTGA
- the hrpB gene encoding ATP-dependent helicase HrpB, whose amino-acid sequence MLPVQDIYQSLLTTLQSNPMALLQAPPGAGKSTWLPLTLMREGHFKRIVMLEPRRLAARNIAQYLASQQNEKVGGSVGLRIRGESKVSAATKLEIVTEGMLTRMLQNDPELSDVDLLIFDEFHERSIAADTALAFALETQAALRDDLKILLMSATLDGDRYSDFFSCPIISSQGRSYPIDEVYIPRKDESRWLDDIPAVIKQALSEQTGSALVFLPGQREIIRVQQSLNDLADSVEVFSLYGEQNKNEQQAAIAPAKNGKRKVVLTTNVAETSLTIEGIRIVVDSGKRRAANFNLKTGVTELVTQSISRSSAIQRGGRAGRIEPGVVYRLGSKQTFERRNSHDTPEILTSDISQLLLETKQWGASLAELSLLDPPSSQQIKQATALLKMLEAIDENEKLTSLGSQMLSYGADIRLSHMLIKAKQLEQRMPGIYILAGYLTALLESRISMPSDLNLALHSQHSKPHPVFKQQLTYWLSRLQLKPVDELKTEYLAVLVALAFPDRLAKKRGNGYLLANGAGADLSEEFWHNDDYIAIAHMGGHKGNRVFAAVAFMPSELEDELSHLFTEQTRCEYDEKAGRFIHQDELKLGAITIASQPSKHPLDKSERTKAWLNLFSKQGFSLFNEQPDSEQLLIRMSLASKLLPESFPLFNRDELIVDNQWLAPYFDDIKNLEQLKKFNYSEAIKSCFDWQQQSLLNELLPLRLIVPSGSNVKVTYQLDGPAKLSVRMQEVYGMTSTPLLAQGKLPLLMELLSPARRPLQLTQDLANFWQTSYRDVQKEMKGRYPKHFWPDNPAISQATNKVKSKM is encoded by the coding sequence GTGCTGCCAGTTCAAGATATTTATCAATCCCTGTTAACCACATTACAGAGTAACCCTATGGCCTTATTGCAAGCGCCACCGGGAGCGGGTAAATCAACATGGCTGCCTCTTACCTTGATGCGCGAAGGGCACTTTAAACGCATTGTAATGTTAGAGCCAAGACGACTCGCCGCTCGCAATATTGCTCAGTACTTGGCAAGTCAGCAAAATGAAAAAGTCGGCGGAAGTGTCGGCTTACGTATTCGTGGCGAATCAAAAGTAAGCGCTGCAACAAAGCTCGAAATAGTCACCGAAGGCATGCTGACGCGTATGTTACAAAATGACCCAGAGCTAAGTGATGTTGATTTACTTATATTTGATGAATTTCACGAGCGCTCAATTGCTGCAGATACAGCTTTGGCATTTGCCCTCGAAACACAGGCGGCACTTCGCGATGATTTAAAAATCTTACTGATGTCGGCAACCTTAGACGGCGATCGTTACAGTGACTTTTTTAGCTGCCCTATTATCTCATCTCAAGGGCGAAGCTACCCCATTGATGAAGTGTATATTCCACGTAAAGACGAAAGCCGCTGGCTTGATGATATACCCGCCGTGATAAAACAGGCGCTTAGTGAGCAAACGGGTAGTGCTTTAGTATTCTTACCAGGACAGCGTGAAATCATACGCGTTCAGCAATCTCTAAACGATTTAGCTGATAGTGTCGAAGTATTTAGCTTGTATGGTGAGCAAAATAAAAACGAGCAACAAGCTGCTATAGCGCCAGCTAAAAATGGCAAACGCAAAGTGGTATTAACCACCAATGTGGCTGAAACCAGTTTGACCATTGAAGGAATACGCATTGTGGTTGATAGCGGCAAACGCCGTGCTGCTAATTTCAATTTAAAAACCGGTGTCACTGAACTTGTTACTCAAAGTATCTCTCGTTCTTCAGCTATACAGCGCGGTGGTCGTGCTGGACGTATTGAGCCGGGGGTTGTGTATCGATTAGGCTCTAAGCAAACCTTTGAGCGCCGTAACAGCCATGATACGCCAGAAATTCTTACCAGTGATATTAGTCAGTTGTTATTAGAGACAAAACAGTGGGGGGCATCACTTGCTGAGCTAAGCTTACTCGACCCACCAAGTAGCCAGCAAATTAAGCAGGCAACGGCACTTTTGAAAATGCTCGAAGCTATTGATGAAAATGAAAAGCTGACCTCGCTTGGCAGCCAAATGCTGAGCTATGGAGCCGATATTCGCCTCTCGCACATGCTTATTAAAGCAAAGCAACTAGAGCAGCGCATGCCTGGTATTTATATATTAGCGGGGTATTTAACAGCGTTGCTTGAAAGCCGAATTAGTATGCCTTCTGATCTTAATTTGGCATTACATAGTCAGCACAGCAAACCGCACCCAGTATTTAAGCAGCAATTAACTTATTGGCTATCACGCTTGCAGCTCAAGCCGGTTGATGAGCTTAAAACAGAGTATTTAGCGGTGCTGGTGGCGCTTGCTTTTCCTGACCGGCTAGCAAAAAAGCGCGGTAATGGTTATTTACTTGCCAATGGTGCGGGCGCAGACTTAAGTGAGGAGTTTTGGCATAACGATGATTATATTGCCATTGCTCACATGGGCGGTCATAAGGGAAACCGTGTTTTCGCTGCTGTTGCCTTTATGCCAAGTGAGCTTGAAGATGAGCTTTCGCATTTATTTACTGAGCAAACTCGCTGCGAATACGATGAGAAAGCAGGGCGCTTTATCCATCAAGATGAGCTCAAGCTTGGTGCTATCACAATAGCGAGTCAGCCAAGTAAACACCCCTTAGATAAGAGCGAGCGCACTAAAGCGTGGTTAAACTTATTTAGTAAGCAGGGTTTTTCGTTATTTAATGAACAGCCCGACAGTGAGCAGTTACTGATTCGAATGAGCTTAGCAAGTAAGCTATTACCCGAATCATTCCCACTTTTTAATCGTGATGAATTAATCGTTGATAACCAATGGCTTGCACCTTATTTTGATGATATTAAAAACCTTGAGCAGTTAAAAAAGTTTAACTACAGCGAAGCGATTAAAAGCTGTTTTGATTGGCAGCAGCAAAGCTTATTAAATGAATTACTGCCCTTACGATTAATCGTGCCAAGTGGTTCAAATGTAAAAGTGACTTATCAGCTTGATGGCCCTGCAAAGCTAAGTGTTCGTATGCAAGAAGTGTATGGCATGACCAGTACGCCTTTACTTGCGCAAGGTAAGTTGCCGTTATTAATGGAGTTATTATCGCCAGCTCGGCGACCGCTGCAGCTAACCCAAGACTTAGCTAACTTTTGGCAAACAAGTTACCGCGACGTGCAAAAAGAAATGAAAGGGCGTTACCCAAAACATTTTTGGCCAGACAACCCTGCCATCAGTCAAGCGACCAACAAAGTGAAAAGTAAAATGTGA